From the genome of Egicoccus sp. AB-alg6-2, one region includes:
- a CDS encoding helix-turn-helix transcriptional regulator produces the protein MSTEPATTTPLAGRSLVSLLGEQRAAIVERLRRDHDASVAELARELDISEVATRRHLAVLEEDGLVAAQTVNQGRGRPAARYSLTADARRLFPQGHDQLAGELLGFLAEHADGDGLREFLRWRLSRQVEGLRDAVTAEDLHERLQQLAGRLSEAGYAATVSPDGEGFTLRQHHCAIQDAAEQHPELCAYEAAGFAKVLGTDVRISRRETLAEGGSACVCCVQPRTATTANEPTMNDPRPRSRARGTQPSGTSGRGDQL, from the coding sequence TTGTCCACCGAGCCCGCCACCACGACCCCGCTCGCGGGGCGTTCGCTGGTGTCGCTGCTCGGCGAGCAGCGGGCGGCCATCGTCGAGCGGCTTCGGCGTGACCACGATGCCTCGGTGGCCGAACTCGCCCGCGAGCTCGACATCTCCGAGGTGGCCACCCGCCGGCACCTCGCCGTACTCGAGGAGGACGGCCTGGTCGCGGCGCAGACCGTCAACCAGGGCCGCGGGCGGCCCGCGGCGCGCTACTCGCTGACCGCGGACGCGCGCCGGCTGTTCCCGCAGGGGCACGACCAGCTCGCCGGCGAGTTGCTCGGTTTCCTCGCCGAGCACGCCGACGGCGACGGCCTGCGCGAGTTCCTGCGCTGGCGGTTGTCACGCCAGGTCGAGGGGCTGCGCGACGCGGTCACGGCCGAAGACCTCCACGAGCGCCTGCAACAGCTCGCCGGCCGGCTCTCGGAGGCGGGCTACGCCGCCACCGTCAGCCCCGACGGCGAGGGCTTCACCCTGCGGCAGCACCACTGCGCCATCCAGGACGCGGCCGAGCAGCACCCGGAGCTGTGCGCGTACGAGGCCGCCGGCTTTGCGAAGGTGCTGGGCACCGATGTCAGGATCTCCCGCCGCGAGACCCTCGCGGAGGGCGGCAGTGCCTGCGTCTGCTGCGTGCAGCCGCGCACGGCCACGACCGCGAACGAACCGACCATGAACGACCCGCGCCCGCGCTCCCGCGCCCGCGGAACCCAGCCGTCCGGGACGTCCGGACGAGGAGACCAGCTGTGA
- a CDS encoding PilZ domain-containing protein → MRLRRANRTAAAPAATLQVPRQGTVVALELVDVDRVWRSQVDDQQGATLVVLAPSRPKGPPILPDVGRAVTVGWPTPVGYLEAEAVLTATTDGKFATWTLEVSRSALSQRRSAYRLDARLQVTLATEAYGALTAVSRNIAEGGVACELPGRQDFEVGERMHVSVHLPEIEVASRGRVVRSAAMVPDGSEVVLAFEDLPEESAEPLRQFVFEQQLARRAIER, encoded by the coding sequence ATGCGGTTGCGCCGCGCGAACAGGACGGCGGCGGCGCCTGCCGCCACGTTGCAGGTTCCCCGGCAGGGCACCGTCGTGGCGCTCGAACTGGTCGACGTCGACCGTGTCTGGCGCAGCCAGGTCGACGACCAGCAGGGCGCGACGCTCGTGGTGCTCGCACCGTCACGCCCGAAGGGTCCGCCGATCCTGCCCGACGTCGGTCGCGCCGTGACCGTCGGCTGGCCGACGCCGGTCGGCTACCTCGAGGCCGAGGCCGTCCTCACGGCGACCACGGACGGCAAGTTCGCGACCTGGACCCTGGAGGTGTCGCGCAGCGCACTCTCGCAGCGCCGCTCCGCCTACCGCCTCGACGCGCGCCTGCAGGTGACCCTGGCGACGGAGGCGTACGGCGCGCTGACCGCGGTCAGTCGCAACATCGCCGAGGGCGGGGTGGCCTGCGAACTCCCCGGTCGGCAGGACTTCGAGGTCGGCGAGCGCATGCACGTGTCGGTGCACCTGCCCGAGATCGAGGTGGCGTCGCGGGGCCGCGTGGTACGTTCGGCGGCCATGGTGCCCGACGGCTCCGAGGTGGTGCTGGCCTTCGAGGACCTGCCGGAGGAGAGCGCCGAACCCTTGCGCCAGTTCGTCTTCGAGCAGCAACTCGCCCGCCGAGCCATCGAACGCTGA
- the sufB gene encoding Fe-S cluster assembly protein SufB produces MSDYKFGWSDSDEGYAFTSGTGLTRETVAAISERKNEPSWMRDLRLRAFDAYERRPMPNWGSDLSEIRFDDIFYYVEASEGQANSWEDLPPEILETYEKLGIPQAERERLIAGVAAQYESTVLYHKVREDLEEQGVVFLDTDTALHEHEDVFRDHFATVIPANDNKFAALNTAVWSGGSFIWIPEGVKVDIPLQAYFRINKQNMGQFERTLIIAEPGSYVHYVEGCTAPIYSSDSLHSAVVEIIVKEGARVRYTTIQNWSNNVYNLVTKRAIAQKNATMEWIDGNIGSKVTMKYPAVWLTGEGAKGEVLSVAYANDGQHQDAGAKMVHTAPYTTSNILSKSISKGTGRTSYRGLVRIEEGAHHARSAVKCDALMLDDTSRTDTYPYMEIEQEDATIEHEATVSKLSEDQLFYMQARGIDEDEATAMIVRGFIEPIARELPMEYSVELNRLIALEMEGAIG; encoded by the coding sequence CTGTCGGACTACAAGTTCGGCTGGTCCGACAGCGACGAGGGCTACGCCTTCACCTCGGGCACCGGCCTGACGCGCGAGACCGTCGCCGCCATCAGTGAGCGCAAGAACGAGCCCTCGTGGATGCGGGACCTGCGCCTGCGCGCCTTCGACGCCTACGAGCGCCGGCCGATGCCCAACTGGGGCTCGGACCTGTCCGAGATCCGCTTCGACGACATCTTCTACTACGTCGAGGCCAGCGAGGGCCAGGCCAACTCCTGGGAGGACCTGCCCCCCGAGATCCTCGAGACCTACGAGAAGCTCGGCATCCCGCAGGCCGAGCGCGAGCGCCTCATCGCCGGGGTCGCCGCCCAGTACGAGTCGACCGTGCTCTACCACAAGGTCCGCGAGGACCTCGAGGAGCAGGGCGTGGTGTTCCTCGACACCGACACGGCCCTGCACGAGCACGAGGACGTCTTCCGCGACCACTTCGCGACCGTGATCCCCGCCAACGACAACAAGTTCGCGGCGCTCAACACCGCGGTCTGGTCGGGCGGGTCCTTCATCTGGATCCCCGAGGGCGTCAAGGTCGACATCCCGCTGCAGGCCTACTTCCGCATCAACAAGCAGAACATGGGTCAGTTCGAGCGCACCCTGATCATCGCCGAGCCCGGCAGCTACGTGCACTACGTCGAGGGCTGCACCGCGCCGATCTACAGCTCCGACTCGCTGCACTCGGCCGTGGTCGAGATCATCGTCAAGGAGGGCGCGCGCGTCCGCTACACGACGATCCAGAACTGGTCGAACAACGTCTACAACCTGGTGACCAAGCGCGCCATCGCGCAGAAGAACGCCACCATGGAGTGGATCGACGGCAACATCGGTTCCAAGGTCACCATGAAGTACCCCGCCGTCTGGCTGACCGGTGAGGGCGCCAAGGGCGAGGTGCTCTCGGTCGCCTACGCCAACGACGGCCAGCACCAGGACGCCGGCGCCAAGATGGTCCACACCGCGCCGTACACGACCTCCAACATCCTTTCGAAGTCGATCTCCAAGGGCACCGGCCGCACCTCCTACCGCGGCCTGGTCCGCATCGAGGAGGGCGCCCACCACGCCCGCTCCGCGGTCAAGTGCGACGCGCTCATGCTCGACGACACCTCGCGCACGGACACCTACCCCTACATGGAGATCGAGCAGGAGGACGCCACGATCGAGCACGAGGCCACGGTCTCGAAGCTGTCGGAGGACCAGCTGTTCTACATGCAGGCCCGCGGCATCGACGAGGACGAGGCGACCGCGATGATCGTGCGCGGCTTCATCGAGCCGATCGCCCGCGAGCTGCCGATGGAGTACTCGGTCGAGCTCAACCGCCTGATCGCGCTCGAGATGGAAGGCGCCATCGGATGA